In Archocentrus centrarchus isolate MPI-CPG fArcCen1 unplaced genomic scaffold, fArcCen1 scaffold_36_ctg1, whole genome shotgun sequence, a genomic segment contains:
- the LOC115776660 gene encoding fibroblast growth factor 4-like, with amino-acid sequence MNIPTLLPAFLLVLALGERLVGAKKQESLTSGEDYGTLLRRLWKLHMRDALLTGKDPSSHLVRQRFTHQLLYCRAGIGFHLQILTNGSVGGVHKPTEYCQLKVFAMQRGVVGIRGVQSGLYLCMSREGLAYGAEQFSDDCMLREKLEENHYTTYSSFVHPDIYLALSHKGELRRGNSTGPHQSCTHFLPRKRR; translated from the exons ATGAATATTCCCACACTGCTGCCTGCATTCCTCCTGGTCTTAGCTCTGGGTGAACGGTTGGTGGGGGCAAAGAAACAGGAGTCACTGACTTCAGGTGAGGACTATGGCACACTCCTCAGGCGCCTCTGGAAGCTGCACATGAGGGACGCCCTTCTGACAGGAAAAG ATCCGAGTTCTCATCTAGTCAGACAAAGGTTCACACATCAGCTGCTCTACTGCCGTGCTGGCATTGGCTTCCATCTTCAGATCCTGACCAATGGATCTGTGGGAGGCGTCCACAAACCCACTGAATACT GTCAGCTGAAGGTGTTTGCTATGCAGCGTGGTGTTGTTGGTATCAGAGGGGTTCAAAGTGGATTGTACCTTTGTATGAGTAGAGAAGGTCTGGCATATGGAGCG GaacagttttctgatgactgCATGCTGAGGGAAAAACTGGAGGAGAATCACTACACCACATACTCTTCTTTTGTTCACCCGGATATCTACCTAGCTCTTTCCCACAAGGGGGAGCTCAGGAGGGGCAATAGCACTGGACCCCACCAGTCCTGCACCCACTTTCTACCTCGGAAGAGACGATGA